A window of the Lentisphaera araneosa HTCC2155 genome harbors these coding sequences:
- a CDS encoding sulfatase, whose product MTKNSFYTLLVLGLFSGLLLKAETSKPNIILIFSDDQGWADTSVHMHPDRKDSRKGIYHTPNLERLAAEGMIFSQAYAGAPQCAPSRAALMFGQTPTRLAHTTNAGDNLVPDRSHKFTIPQAIRLVHPEYATAHLGKWHVPKLQPEVAGFDVHDGYTGNGGGEYYEAHKGKDKKKLPPEDPKQIYTISERACDFIAQQAKAKKPFYLQISHYAVHVSLQSRAKTLERTKKRLATTHPKLHQRTIDFAAMVEDLDIGVGMILDEVEKQGIKDNTYIIFTSDNGGFSYANTSGQNTPLKGGKRWLYEGGIRVPFVIQGPKIKAGTYCNQPIINWDFLPTFYDLVGGTEALSQDLELDGGSFRAYLEGDENAKINRGTEDFVWRFLKWEGLPHDPVHPAAAIRRGNHKLYYSYYTRKYELFDVANDIEEAKDLMESMPELASDLKKSMKQYFDSVDAQDYWIHRKDGKRNLIGKEGLEEEIKRHQKEALEGKRKAQ is encoded by the coding sequence ATGACCAAAAATTCTTTCTACACACTATTAGTCCTAGGCCTTTTCTCGGGCCTCTTACTCAAAGCTGAGACATCGAAACCCAATATCATTTTGATCTTTTCAGATGATCAAGGCTGGGCCGACACCTCGGTTCACATGCACCCCGATCGCAAAGATAGCCGCAAAGGCATTTACCACACACCAAATTTAGAACGCCTGGCAGCGGAGGGAATGATCTTCTCACAAGCCTATGCTGGCGCTCCGCAATGTGCGCCAAGTCGAGCGGCTTTGATGTTTGGACAAACTCCCACTCGCTTAGCTCACACCACCAATGCGGGAGATAACTTAGTTCCAGATAGAAGTCATAAGTTTACTATTCCTCAAGCGATCCGTTTGGTTCACCCTGAATATGCGACAGCTCACCTAGGTAAGTGGCATGTTCCCAAGCTTCAGCCTGAAGTAGCTGGTTTTGACGTGCATGATGGTTATACAGGCAATGGTGGCGGAGAATATTACGAAGCGCATAAAGGTAAGGATAAGAAAAAGCTCCCCCCAGAAGATCCTAAACAAATTTACACCATTTCGGAACGTGCCTGTGACTTTATTGCGCAACAAGCAAAAGCCAAGAAACCATTTTATCTACAAATTTCTCATTATGCGGTTCACGTCTCATTACAATCCCGTGCCAAAACCCTGGAAAGAACTAAAAAGCGACTTGCCACTACACATCCTAAATTGCACCAAAGAACTATTGATTTTGCCGCTATGGTGGAGGATTTAGATATTGGTGTCGGCATGATTTTAGACGAAGTCGAAAAACAGGGAATTAAAGACAATACCTACATCATTTTTACATCCGATAATGGTGGCTTCTCTTATGCCAACACCTCTGGTCAAAACACTCCATTAAAAGGAGGCAAGCGTTGGTTATATGAAGGTGGCATCCGCGTTCCCTTCGTCATTCAAGGTCCCAAAATCAAGGCGGGGACTTACTGTAATCAGCCCATTATCAACTGGGATTTCTTGCCAACCTTTTATGATTTAGTGGGCGGTACAGAAGCCCTCAGCCAAGATTTGGAACTCGATGGCGGCAGCTTTCGTGCCTACTTAGAAGGCGATGAAAATGCCAAGATTAATCGCGGTACCGAAGACTTTGTATGGCGCTTCCTCAAATGGGAAGGTTTACCCCATGATCCGGTTCACCCCGCAGCCGCTATTCGTCGTGGAAATCATAAACTTTATTACAGTTACTACACCAGAAAATATGAGTTATTTGATGTCGCTAATGATATTGAAGAAGCTAAGGACCTCATGGAAAGCATGCCTGAATTAGCTAGTGATCTCAAGAAGAGCATGAAACAATATTTTGATTCCGTAGATGCCCAAGATTATTGGATCCACCGCAAGGATGGCAAGAGGAACCTCATTGGTAAAGAAGGCTTAGAAGAAGAAATCAAGCGCCACCAAAAAGAAGCTTTAGAAGGAAAAAGAAAGGCGCAATAA
- a CDS encoding sugar phosphate isomerase/epimerase family protein, producing the protein MNKKNKVGINMMLWTPFVEEKHFPIFNDLKNAGYDGVEIPLFEGDLEHYKKVKEALDDLGLECTTSTACLEDRNLISPDEKCREAALQHLKWAVDCSAILGSEALCGPFHSAPGVLTGKAPSSEEMNWAIKGLRELADYAKGKDVLLTIEYLNRFESHLTNTLAQTVELVEAVGADNLGIHYDTHHAHLEEYSLSEAIQQAGKHIKHVQYSESNRGIPGQGQVNWQENTSALKEIGYEGWVVIEAFTQNDPGIVAALHLWRPLFSSEREVYDAGIALVKKFWS; encoded by the coding sequence ATGAATAAAAAAAATAAAGTCGGCATCAATATGATGCTCTGGACCCCCTTTGTTGAAGAGAAGCACTTTCCCATCTTCAATGACTTAAAGAACGCCGGCTATGACGGTGTAGAAATCCCTCTTTTTGAGGGTGATTTGGAGCATTATAAAAAAGTAAAAGAAGCCTTGGATGATCTCGGCCTTGAATGTACGACTTCTACGGCTTGCCTAGAGGATAGGAACCTTATTTCGCCGGATGAAAAATGTCGAGAAGCAGCTTTGCAACATCTTAAATGGGCCGTGGATTGCTCGGCAATTTTGGGAAGTGAAGCTCTTTGTGGACCCTTTCATTCAGCTCCCGGAGTACTGACGGGAAAAGCACCAAGTAGCGAGGAAATGAATTGGGCCATCAAAGGCCTTCGCGAACTTGCGGACTACGCAAAAGGCAAAGATGTACTGCTCACTATTGAGTACCTCAATCGCTTTGAATCCCACCTCACAAATACTCTTGCCCAAACAGTAGAATTGGTAGAAGCCGTTGGCGCCGATAATCTGGGGATTCACTACGACACACATCACGCTCACCTGGAAGAATACAGCCTATCAGAAGCCATTCAGCAGGCCGGTAAGCACATCAAGCATGTGCAGTACTCCGAGAGTAATCGCGGCATCCCAGGCCAGGGCCAAGTCAACTGGCAGGAAAATACTTCCGCACTTAAAGAAATTGGCTATGAGGGCTGGGTTGTTATTGAAGCTTTCACTCAAAATGATCCTGGCATTGTTGCTGCGCTGCACCTTTGGCGACCTTTATTCTCTAGCGAAAGAGAAGTCTACGACGCCGGAATTGCTCTCGTCAAAAAGTTTTGGTCCTGA
- a CDS encoding PVC-type heme-binding CxxCH protein, with translation MRFILFISCLLFLQSASAESIKALFISGGGPTTDSGHNGRINHHKLLPHFLRYRVELTYTSDKDALNPETLSKYDVVILYLSAANDKPERIDALIDFVEKGGGFVGVHNTCGAFEGDKRFVSLIGGEFKGHGKGWFAANHVKGQENHPALGGIPEFFTWDETYVHKNLNDDRTDLQTRDDKGRKEPWTWVRNQGKGRVFYTAHGHDGRVWENRHFQKMITAATVWASQKTPLINKDIPLMTYRDDVKKSLHNFEGRQDPQMIQNQISPQESAKCLVLEDGFEAQLIAHEPNIVNPIDITWDDRGRMFVAETVEYPTIPQGKGRDRIKICEDTNGDGILDKFTIFAEGFKLHTGICWVNGGIILAQAPHMYFLKDTTGDDKADVIKQINTGWGLGDLHGGPSNLTYSFDNYIYGCLGGGGHVDENGGNRFSAGIWRMDVDGSNFTPISNLGDNSWGLGFTEDFEIFASTANKGPAKHIHAPYPYFDAVGLKKISSLPIFDHWTYYPLTITRQGDQFGGYTAGSNFDIYTARSFPEKYWNKGAFIGGPTGKLLGQYFLEPDNEGSYRARNGESLVASFDEYTAPIKGITGPDGQLYMLDWHNLIMLHGGQMQNPLRDKSHGRIYRITHKDGKANKVLDLSKANTAKLVDTFNNNNLFWRMMAQQKIVQQKRMDAIPLLIEMAKSKEIVDLDSNPAVIHALWSLHGLGQLDGSNPEALKVAQEALKHRSAAVRKNAVRVLPPTAENTQLLTAMLNERDANTLRHILLSLSIMPSSSETGLILYKTIKAKVNGKQALQPAFNLAFVRHGGSLVDQFITDLPERDRAKEGIVEKQETKIKNLMQNPSFEEMKNGKPVRWILKAHRNKAEVKMSMDSSVVRKGKHSVRVESTNGGGAEVLQVQRLEPGQYLYSMWVKMKDFKSAERGVYLRAAGRDVVEATSEMLQGTKDEWTKIQVNFRVKATSGALLFGLFGGWTEATGTVWYTEPELIQLSSEKIVKKVTAIESLLAAQAFEKSPDELIKLVELINTKNEKRTELFIKGLENVNDMNFSAEQITRLKALADDAAPASKMPLAIFSSNNNIDIGLNELANSLTGFEPVIVEGDAANGKTLAAACIVCHGEDFAGHASERAPGLSQLSDWYLQSQMQKFKQGIRGGDVNDADGYAMKVLMQDFSTQQMADLSAYIRTQTIKQPKPTLAGDPVKGKVLYNNCFACHQPDGSGLKELKVPALTGLPDYYIVKQLHNFKEGIRGNGSGDKTGKMMQASAKLLKDEQAMKDVAAYIQTLKIKEKK, from the coding sequence ATGCGATTTATACTTTTCATCAGCTGCCTGCTCTTCTTACAGAGCGCCAGTGCCGAAAGCATCAAGGCACTTTTCATTAGTGGCGGTGGCCCTACAACCGACAGCGGTCATAACGGCAGGATCAATCACCATAAACTGCTTCCTCATTTTTTAAGGTATAGAGTTGAATTGACCTACACCTCTGACAAAGATGCTCTCAATCCAGAGACGCTCTCAAAATATGATGTGGTCATCCTTTATTTGAGTGCTGCCAATGACAAACCCGAGCGTATCGATGCGCTCATCGACTTCGTTGAAAAGGGTGGCGGTTTTGTGGGTGTCCACAATACTTGCGGAGCCTTTGAAGGCGACAAGCGTTTTGTCTCGCTCATTGGGGGTGAATTCAAGGGCCATGGCAAAGGCTGGTTTGCAGCTAATCACGTCAAGGGTCAGGAAAATCACCCCGCGCTTGGGGGTATTCCAGAGTTTTTCACCTGGGACGAAACTTACGTCCACAAAAACTTGAATGACGACCGTACTGACCTGCAAACTCGAGATGACAAGGGACGCAAAGAACCTTGGACTTGGGTTCGAAATCAAGGCAAGGGTCGAGTTTTCTATACCGCTCACGGTCACGATGGCCGCGTTTGGGAAAATCGTCACTTTCAGAAAATGATCACCGCTGCCACTGTATGGGCCTCACAAAAGACTCCTCTCATCAACAAAGACATCCCATTGATGACTTACCGCGATGATGTAAAGAAGAGTTTACACAATTTCGAGGGTCGCCAAGATCCCCAAATGATTCAAAATCAAATCAGCCCCCAAGAATCGGCCAAATGCCTCGTTTTGGAAGATGGCTTTGAGGCCCAGCTTATTGCTCACGAGCCTAACATCGTCAACCCCATCGATATCACTTGGGATGACCGTGGACGCATGTTTGTAGCCGAAACAGTGGAGTACCCCACCATTCCTCAAGGCAAGGGCCGTGATCGCATCAAAATTTGTGAAGATACAAACGGCGACGGCATTTTGGATAAATTCACCATTTTTGCCGAAGGCTTTAAACTTCACACCGGCATCTGCTGGGTTAATGGCGGCATTATCCTCGCTCAAGCACCCCACATGTATTTCCTCAAAGACACCACGGGTGATGATAAAGCCGATGTGATCAAACAGATCAACACAGGCTGGGGCTTGGGTGATCTCCACGGTGGTCCAAGCAATCTAACTTATAGCTTCGACAACTACATCTATGGGTGTCTTGGCGGCGGCGGTCACGTCGATGAGAATGGCGGCAATCGTTTCTCAGCTGGCATTTGGCGTATGGATGTGGACGGGAGTAATTTCACTCCCATTAGTAATCTAGGTGATAATAGCTGGGGCTTGGGATTCACCGAAGATTTTGAAATTTTTGCATCTACCGCAAACAAGGGTCCAGCAAAACACATTCACGCTCCCTACCCCTATTTTGATGCCGTGGGACTCAAGAAAATATCTTCACTCCCTATTTTTGATCACTGGACTTATTACCCCCTCACGATCACTCGTCAGGGTGATCAATTTGGTGGCTATACCGCCGGTTCCAACTTCGACATTTATACCGCACGCTCTTTCCCAGAGAAATACTGGAATAAAGGCGCTTTCATCGGTGGTCCTACAGGAAAACTGCTCGGGCAATACTTCCTCGAACCCGATAACGAGGGAAGCTACCGCGCTCGCAATGGAGAAAGCCTGGTCGCTAGTTTCGATGAATACACAGCACCGATCAAAGGCATTACTGGTCCCGACGGTCAGCTCTACATGCTGGATTGGCACAACCTCATCATGCTTCATGGAGGACAGATGCAAAATCCCCTGCGTGATAAATCTCACGGCCGTATCTACCGCATCACACACAAAGACGGTAAGGCCAACAAAGTTCTCGATTTAAGTAAAGCCAACACGGCAAAATTAGTGGATACTTTTAATAACAACAACCTCTTTTGGCGCATGATGGCTCAGCAAAAGATTGTTCAGCAAAAGCGTATGGATGCCATTCCCCTGCTCATCGAAATGGCCAAATCCAAAGAAATCGTCGATCTCGACTCCAATCCCGCTGTCATTCATGCTCTATGGTCACTTCACGGCCTCGGTCAATTAGATGGTTCAAATCCTGAAGCCCTCAAAGTCGCTCAAGAAGCCTTAAAACACCGTTCAGCTGCCGTTCGTAAAAATGCTGTTCGCGTTTTGCCTCCTACAGCTGAAAACACCCAGCTGCTCACGGCAATGCTCAATGAAAGAGACGCGAATACCCTGCGCCATATTCTCCTAAGTCTTAGCATCATGCCGTCCTCTTCTGAAACGGGCCTCATTCTCTACAAAACAATAAAAGCTAAGGTCAATGGTAAACAAGCTTTACAGCCAGCCTTTAATTTAGCCTTCGTTCGCCATGGAGGTTCATTAGTGGATCAATTTATTACCGACTTACCCGAGCGAGACCGTGCTAAAGAAGGAATCGTTGAGAAGCAAGAAACAAAGATCAAAAACCTCATGCAGAACCCCTCTTTTGAAGAAATGAAAAATGGAAAACCTGTCAGATGGATTTTAAAGGCTCACAGAAATAAAGCTGAAGTTAAAATGAGTATGGATTCATCAGTTGTCCGCAAGGGCAAACACTCCGTGCGCGTTGAATCCACTAATGGCGGCGGTGCTGAAGTTCTTCAAGTCCAAAGACTCGAGCCTGGTCAATACCTCTATTCAATGTGGGTCAAAATGAAAGACTTCAAATCGGCAGAACGCGGCGTCTATTTACGTGCGGCAGGACGTGATGTGGTGGAAGCCACCAGTGAAATGTTGCAGGGTACAAAAGACGAATGGACTAAAATCCAAGTCAACTTCCGAGTTAAAGCCACAAGCGGCGCACTGCTCTTCGGCCTATTTGGCGGTTGGACAGAAGCTACGGGCACCGTTTGGTACACCGAGCCTGAGCTCATTCAGCTTTCTTCTGAAAAGATCGTCAAAAAAGTTACCGCGATTGAAAGTTTACTCGCGGCTCAGGCTTTTGAAAAGAGCCCTGATGAGCTCATCAAACTTGTGGAATTGATCAATACTAAAAATGAGAAAAGAACCGAGCTCTTTATCAAAGGGCTCGAGAATGTCAATGATATGAACTTTAGTGCTGAGCAAATAACACGCCTCAAGGCCCTAGCCGACGACGCTGCACCCGCCAGCAAAATGCCCCTTGCCATCTTCTCATCAAATAACAACATCGATATCGGCCTCAATGAACTCGCCAATAGCTTGACTGGCTTTGAACCCGTCATTGTCGAAGGTGATGCGGCCAATGGCAAAACATTAGCCGCCGCCTGTATCGTCTGCCATGGCGAAGATTTTGCGGGTCACGCAAGTGAGCGTGCTCCTGGCTTATCTCAGCTCTCCGATTGGTACCTCCAGAGTCAAATGCAGAAGTTTAAGCAGGGTATTCGCGGGGGTGATGTTAACGATGCCGACGGCTATGCCATGAAAGTCCTTATGCAAGACTTCTCGACTCAGCAAATGGCTGACCTCTCGGCTTATATTCGCACGCAGACAATTAAACAGCCAAAGCCAACACTCGCCGGCGACCCTGTAAAAGGCAAGGTTCTTTACAATAACTGTTTTGCCTGCCACCAACCCGACGGTAGCGGTCTCAAAGAATTGAAAGTACCGGCTCTCACTGGACTTCCAGATTACTACATCGTTAAGCAACTCCACAATTTCAAAGAGGGAATTCGCGGTAATGGTAGCGGTGATAAAACGGGAAAAATGATGCAGGCCTCGGCCAAGCTTCTCAAGGATGAGCAAGCCATGAAAGACGTCGCCGCCTACATCCAAACCCTAAAAATCAAAGAGAAAAAATAA
- a CDS encoding Gfo/Idh/MocA family protein yields MSAKKLNIAIVGLSFGAEFIPIYQAHENANMYAICQRNEESLNQIGDTYKVEKRYTDYEELLKDPEIDIVHINTPPFMHADQTVAALEAGKHAACTIPMAMSVEDCKRIVEAQEKSGKTYMMMETVVYSREYLYVKELYDKGEMGKLQFLRSSHQQDMAGWPGYWEGLPPMYNATHAISPTLAIGGNEAESVQCIGSGTIDEAMHAQYGSPFCIESAHIKFRNSDLYAEVTRSLFDVARQYRESFDVHCSKKSFEWSLIEDDGHIMHTGESPERVEVPDYAHRLPGSIAKFTTKGVYDDDNTHLSFAQGGGHGGSHPHLVHELLDAIINEREPYPNARQGANITCSGILSHESAMNGGKKIMLPEWTFSK; encoded by the coding sequence ATGTCAGCAAAAAAATTAAATATTGCTATTGTCGGCCTCAGCTTTGGTGCAGAATTTATCCCTATCTATCAGGCTCATGAAAATGCCAATATGTACGCTATCTGCCAGCGCAATGAAGAGAGCCTCAATCAAATCGGCGATACTTATAAGGTCGAAAAACGTTACACCGATTACGAAGAACTTTTGAAAGATCCCGAGATCGACATCGTTCACATCAACACGCCTCCCTTTATGCATGCCGATCAAACCGTCGCAGCATTGGAAGCGGGCAAGCACGCCGCCTGCACCATCCCCATGGCCATGTCTGTAGAAGACTGCAAACGCATTGTGGAAGCTCAGGAAAAATCGGGTAAAACTTACATGATGATGGAGACCGTGGTCTATAGTCGCGAATACCTCTACGTCAAAGAACTCTACGACAAAGGTGAAATGGGCAAATTACAATTTTTGCGCTCATCGCATCAGCAGGATATGGCTGGCTGGCCGGGTTACTGGGAAGGACTTCCTCCCATGTATAATGCGACTCACGCTATTTCTCCGACACTCGCCATCGGCGGCAACGAAGCGGAATCGGTTCAATGCATTGGCTCGGGTACGATCGATGAAGCGATGCACGCTCAATATGGCTCACCTTTCTGTATTGAATCGGCTCATATTAAGTTCAGAAATTCTGATCTCTATGCAGAAGTCACACGTTCACTCTTTGATGTGGCTCGTCAATACCGCGAGAGTTTTGATGTTCACTGCTCGAAAAAATCATTCGAATGGAGCCTTATCGAAGATGATGGTCACATCATGCACACGGGAGAAAGCCCTGAGCGCGTAGAAGTTCCCGATTACGCTCACCGCCTACCCGGTTCCATTGCGAAATTCACTACTAAAGGCGTATACGACGATGATAATACTCACCTCTCCTTTGCCCAAGGCGGCGGTCACGGTGGTTCTCACCCGCATCTCGTGCACGAACTTCTGGATGCGATCATCAACGAACGTGAGCCCTACCCCAATGCGCGCCAAGGAGCCAATATCACTTGTTCGGGAATTCTCTCCCACGAATCCGCTATGAATGGAGGCAAAAAGATCATGCTTCCTGAATGGACTTTTTCTAAATAA
- a CDS encoding helix-turn-helix domain-containing protein: MEVFESLNDCVISEDFFRVFDDIKGVLFFVKNRQCELIWANPRLAEHCGFSNVEDLVHAQDDFKIHSVEMAQQYREDDLQVMESGTSKEGIVELFPNYLGDLSWFVTKKIPLFNKECEVLGLYGIMQTYENSGKLGRPLGEISKALEYIKAHYTEKISNKTLARETGMSVRPFEKRFKEVFNSTPHQYIIKLRILKACDLLLSKNKSIIDVATEMGFYDQSAFNLHFKKQVGMTPLKYIKKHSS, encoded by the coding sequence ATGGAAGTTTTTGAATCATTAAATGACTGTGTGATTAGCGAAGATTTTTTTCGTGTGTTCGATGATATCAAGGGTGTGCTTTTCTTTGTTAAAAATCGTCAATGTGAACTGATTTGGGCAAACCCTCGATTGGCAGAGCACTGCGGTTTCTCGAATGTGGAAGATTTGGTACATGCCCAAGATGATTTTAAGATTCATTCTGTAGAAATGGCTCAACAGTACCGTGAAGATGACCTCCAAGTGATGGAGTCGGGTACGAGCAAAGAGGGCATCGTCGAATTGTTTCCCAACTACCTCGGAGACCTCAGTTGGTTTGTAACGAAAAAGATTCCTTTGTTCAACAAAGAATGTGAAGTTCTAGGTTTATACGGCATCATGCAGACTTATGAAAATTCCGGAAAACTGGGGCGACCGCTTGGTGAGATTTCCAAAGCCTTAGAGTATATCAAAGCCCACTATACCGAAAAGATTTCCAATAAAACTTTGGCTCGAGAAACGGGCATGTCGGTGCGCCCCTTTGAAAAGCGCTTCAAGGAAGTCTTTAACAGTACGCCGCATCAGTACATTATTAAACTGCGAATCCTCAAGGCCTGTGACCTGCTCTTATCCAAGAATAAAAGCATCATTGACGTCGCCACCGAAATGGGTTTCTACGATCAGAGTGCCTTTAACTTACACTTCAAAAAACAAGTCGGCATGACCCCACTCAAATACATCAAAAAGCATAGTTCGTAA